From the genome of Polyangiaceae bacterium, one region includes:
- a CDS encoding TraR/DksA family transcriptional regulator gives MSIAHGALPLRPPTRSGGRDVDEESPDLTDAQRDELRRMLETRRTELVASIETRQGQDRDAGREVGDEMDDANIEGITAMASRLLERDVQLLGEIDRALAKFRGGEYGYCEGTGEPIGYGRLRSRPWARFSVAYQEQLERDARSRGGM, from the coding sequence ATGAGCATTGCGCACGGAGCGTTGCCTTTGCGTCCACCTACTCGAAGTGGCGGGCGCGATGTGGACGAAGAGTCGCCGGACCTGACGGACGCGCAGCGGGACGAGCTTCGTCGCATGCTCGAGACGCGTCGCACCGAGCTCGTGGCCAGCATTGAAACGCGCCAGGGACAAGATCGAGACGCAGGGCGCGAAGTCGGCGATGAAATGGATGATGCCAACATCGAGGGCATCACGGCGATGGCATCGCGGCTACTCGAACGTGACGTGCAGCTCCTCGGCGAAATCGATCGCGCGCTCGCCAAGTTCCGCGGCGGCGAATACGGCTACTGCGAAGGCACCGGCGAACCCATTGGATATGGGCGTCTGCGTTCGAGGCCGTGGGCGCGGTTCAGCGTGGCGTACCAAGAGCAGCTCGAGCGCGATGCACGTTCGCGTGGCGGGATGTGA
- the def gene encoding peptide deformylase — MLPSRGESSVGQVRAAVEWRAFRVCRLSARCGTLELVTTLEIAQLGHPGLRQRALEVSREELESPEVQRFIDDLVETMRQANGAGLAATQVLCPKRIVAIEVKDNPRYPYKPNIPLTILVNPIIEPISDERFDNYEGCLSVPNLRGLVSRHAEVRVTGWDRHGAPIERIVRGLSAGTYQHEVDHLDGLLFVDRVTDTKTLCTWAEFDKHYKKAFVERIVPFIERMGG; from the coding sequence ATGCTGCCCTCTCGTGGTGAAAGCTCTGTTGGGCAGGTGCGCGCCGCTGTCGAGTGGAGAGCATTTCGCGTGTGTCGTTTGTCCGCGCGCTGTGGTACGCTCGAGCTCGTGACAACCCTCGAAATCGCTCAGCTCGGTCACCCGGGCCTTCGGCAACGTGCGCTGGAAGTATCGCGCGAGGAGCTCGAATCGCCCGAGGTGCAACGATTCATCGACGACTTGGTCGAGACGATGCGCCAAGCAAACGGAGCGGGCCTCGCGGCAACGCAGGTGCTTTGCCCAAAACGAATCGTCGCCATCGAAGTAAAAGACAATCCGCGTTATCCGTACAAGCCGAACATCCCGCTCACGATATTGGTCAATCCCATCATCGAGCCCATATCGGACGAACGATTCGATAATTACGAAGGGTGTTTGTCCGTTCCCAATTTACGCGGATTGGTATCTCGCCATGCCGAAGTGCGCGTGACCGGGTGGGATCGGCATGGAGCGCCTATCGAGCGCATCGTGCGGGGTTTGTCCGCGGGCACGTACCAGCACGAGGTCGATCATTTGGATGGGCTCTTGTTCGTCGATCGCGTGACGGACACGAAAACACTTTGCACGTGGGCCGAATTCGACAAGCATTACAAAAAAGCGTTTGTCGAGAGAATCGTGCCGTTCATCGAACGAATGGGGGGTTAG
- a CDS encoding demethoxyubiquinone hydroxylase family protein gives MDQDKREPDYSTNVPHGLDVEPGGPADIERETNRQENESVERSREPLQETPTTLRTGQSTPASTIDRMNEFLRGELASVETYDLALKTIKDSELTGPLQQIRDSHDRRVKLLRERIRVLGGEPAHSSGVWGAFARAIQRGADLLGHRVALAALEEGEDQGKKRYSRHLDELASAEREFVERELASEQQRTHDLASSLQKFVKAA, from the coding sequence ATGGACCAAGACAAGCGAGAGCCCGACTATTCCACGAACGTTCCGCATGGTTTGGATGTCGAGCCGGGTGGGCCGGCAGATATCGAGCGTGAAACGAATCGACAAGAAAACGAATCCGTCGAGCGATCTCGTGAACCGCTGCAAGAGACACCGACGACGCTTCGCACGGGTCAATCGACACCGGCATCGACGATCGATAGGATGAACGAGTTTTTACGCGGCGAGCTTGCGAGCGTCGAGACGTACGATTTGGCGCTCAAGACGATCAAGGACTCGGAGCTCACGGGGCCCTTGCAACAAATTCGTGACAGCCACGATCGTCGCGTCAAGCTGTTGCGAGAAAGAATTCGCGTATTGGGAGGAGAACCGGCGCATAGCTCGGGGGTATGGGGAGCGTTTGCCCGAGCCATTCAGCGAGGTGCCGATTTGCTCGGGCATCGCGTGGCTTTGGCGGCTTTGGAAGAGGGCGAGGATCAGGGGAAAAAACGATACTCTCGCCACCTCGACGAGCTCGCTTCAGCCGAGCGTGAATTCGTCGAACGGGAGCTCGCTTCCGAGCAACAACGCACGCACGACTTGGCCAGCTCGCTTCAGAAGTTCGTCAAGGCGGCGTGA